The nucleotide sequence TGCAAGGATGATTTTCATGCCTTTAAGATTAGCCTAAGGGCGGGATGAATTGAAGCACGAAAATTACCGGGAAAAATCATAAAAAAACGGCAGGGGATTCCTGCCGTTTTCGGGTTTCAACTTAAGGATTGAACTATTTGTCCAATTCCATTTTTGCAATCGTTTGCAACTGCATGTTGGTTGTACCTTCGTAGATCTGACCGATCTTCGCGTCACGCCAGAATTTCTCAACTGGATATTCTTTGGTGAAGCCATTACCGCCGAACAAGTCGATGGCTTTGGAAGTGATTTTCTCTGCCGCGCGGGAAGAGTACAGTTTAGCCATAGCTGCAGCTTCGATGAAGTCCAGACCTGCGTCTTTCAGGCGAGCGGCATTGTAAACCATCAAACGAGCGGCTTCCAGTTCAGTGCGCATTTCTGCCAATTGGAACTGAACGCCCTGGAAGTGAGCAATAGGTTTGCCGAACTGTTCACGGCCTTTTACGTAACCCAAAGCGGCTTCGTATGCACCTTGAGCGATACCGATCATCTGAGCGCCGATACCGATACGGCCTTCGTTCAGTGTTTCGATCGCGATTTTGTAGCCTTTGCCGACTTCGCCCAAAACGTTTTCTTTTGGAACTTCACAGTTTTCGAACAACAATTCGCAAGTGGAAGAAGCGCGGATGCCCAATTTGTCTTCTTTTTTACCAACTGTGAAACCTTTGAAGCCACGTTCAACGATGAACGCTGTGATGCCTTTGTAGCCTTTTTCCGGCGCCATGTTGGCAAATACGATAAAGATGTTGGCTTCGTTACCGTTGGTGATCCACAGTTTGGAACCGTTCAGAACCCATTTGTCACCTTTGTCTTCTGCTTTCAATTTCAATGCGAAAGCATCAGAACCGGAAGAGGATTCAGACAAAGCGTAAGCGCCCACGTCTTTGGAAGCCATTTGGCCCAGATACTTGGACTTCTGAGCTTCAGTGCCCCATTTAAGGAAGGCATTTGTTGTCAGAGTGTTTTGAACGTCTACAAGAACGGAAACAGAACCGTCCACGCGGCCGATTTCTTCAACTGCCAGGCAGGCCATGAAGAATGTGGAACCAGCACCGCCCCATTTTTCAGGAGTCTCGATACCCATCAAACCCATTTCGAAAAGCTTCGTCAGGATTTCTGGTTTCATTTTCGCTTCTTCGTCCATGTG is from Bdellovibrio bacteriovorus str. Tiberius and encodes:
- a CDS encoding acyl-CoA dehydrogenase; the protein is MSDTTNARPALTVLSEDEIAFRDAVRSFAESEIKPHVTHMDEEAKMKPEILTKLFEMGLMGIETPEKWGGAGSTFFMACLAVEEIGRVDGSVSVLVDVQNTLTTNAFLKWGTEAQKSKYLGQMASKDVGAYALSESSSGSDAFALKLKAEDKGDKWVLNGSKLWITNGNEANIFIVFANMAPEKGYKGITAFIVERGFKGFTVGKKEDKLGIRASSTCELLFENCEVPKENVLGEVGKGYKIAIETLNEGRIGIGAQMIGIAQGAYEAALGYVKGREQFGKPIAHFQGVQFQLAEMRTELEAARLMVYNAARLKDAGLDFIEAAAMAKLYSSRAAEKITSKAIDLFGGNGFTKEYPVEKFWRDAKIGQIYEGTTNMQLQTIAKMELDK